The Thermomonospora amylolytica sequence ACGACCCTTTCGTCGCTGTTCGTCCGCCATCTGGCCGGGCAGGGGCGGCCGGTGGTCGCCATCGACGCCGACATCAACCAGCACCTCGGCGTCGCGCTGGGCCTCGACGAGGACCGCGCCGCCAAGATCCCCGCGCTCGGCGACCACCTCACCGAGATCAAGGAATACCTGCGCGGCGACAACCCCCGGATCTCCTCGGCCGCCAGCATGGTCAAGACCACCCCGCCCGGCCGCGGCTCCCGGCTGCTGCGGCTGGGCGGCGACGACCCGGTGCACGCCCTCGGCCAGGAGGTGAACGGCGCGACGCTGCTGGTCACCGGCGCGTTCACCGAGGAGGACCTGGGCGTGGCCTGCTACCACAGCAAGACCGGGGCGGTGGAGCTCTACCTCAACCACCTGGTCGACGGGCCCGGGGAGTACGTGGTGGTCGACATGACCGCCGGCGCGGACTCGTTCGCCTCCGGGCTGTTCACCCGGTTCGACCTGATGTTCCTGGTGGCCGAGCCCACCCGCAAGGGCGTCGGGGTCTACCGCCAGTACGTCGAGTACGCCGCCGACTACGACGTGGCGATCAAGGTCGTCGGCAACAAGGTGACCGGCCCCGACGACGTGGCGTACCTGCGCTCGCACGTCGGCGACGACCTGCTGACCTGGTTCGGCCAGTCCGCCGCCGTCCGCGCGCTGGAGCAGGGCCGCGAGGGCGTCGTGCTGGAGCCCGAGAACGAGGCGGCGCTGGAGCTGATGCGCCGCCAGGTCGACGGGCGGACCCGGGACTGGGACAGGTTCTGGCGGCAGGCCGTGGAGTTCCACGTCAAGAACGCCCGGAGCTGGGCCAACCGCGCCGTGGGGGAGGATCTGGAGGCCCAGATCGACCCGGGCTTCCGGGTGCCGCAGCCGATCTAGGGCTACCGGGCCGGGGTGCGGGACCGCTAGCCTGCCCGCCATGGCGGTGCGGCGGGTCCTGGCGATGCTCCTGGCCGGTGTCGGAACGACGGCCCTGATGGCGCTGGTGTTCGGCAACCAGTGGTTCGGGGATCTGGCCAACGGTGACGGAACCGCGAGCGAGGAGGACTCCCTGGTCCGCGACCTGGCCCGGTGGCTGCACTTCCCGGCCTGGGTGGTCGGGCGCGGCCCGGTCCTCGACCAGGTCGGCATCGATGTGAGCCTGCTGGTGCTGCTGGGCCTGCTGGCCGTGCTGATCCTGGCGGGCGCCCGGTCCCTGGAGCCGCGGCGCGGCGCGTTCGGCGCGCTCGTCCTCGGCTGGTGGGCGGCCCTCGTCGCGGCGGCGATCACCGGCCTGGTCCGCGGGACGCTGCTGGTCGTCGTCGGCGACTTCCCGTCGTCCCTGATGCGGAACGTCATGCTCAACCACATGGCGCAGGGCCTGTTCTGGGGGATGGTGTACGGCTGGCTGCCCGCGCTGGCGTGCCTGGTGGCGTTCCTGGCGACCCGCGACGCCCGGAACGCCTCGTCCGCCCCTCCCTGGGCGAACCCCGCGCCGGCCGCCGGCGGCTCCCTGCCCCCGAACCATCCCGCGGCCAAGCCCTACGCGCCGCCGCCGGGACAGCCCGCCCCGCAGGGCTGGGCGCCCCCGCCGCCGTCCCCCGGGGCGGGACCGACCGGGGGCCTGCCCGTTCCCCAGCTCCCTCCGGCGGGCTACGCGCCGCCCGTCGCCCACACCCCCGACGCCCCGGCCGCCATCGCCGCGGCCCAGCCCTCGCAACCGGCGGCCTGGACCCACACCGACCAGGACCCCGAATCCGCTGCGGAGCGCCCCCGTACCGGCCAGGACGCCGGACCGGACGCGGAGCGGCCCCGTACCGGTCAGGATGCCGAGCCGGGCACAGACCGGCCTCGTGTCGGCCAGAAGGCCGAATCCCCCGAGGACCAGGCCCGTACCGGCCAGGACGCCGGGTCAGCCGCGGAGCAGGCCCGTACCGGCCAGGACACCGAGCCCCCCGCGGACTTCACCCGCGCGGACTTGGACGTGGAACTCCCCGCGGACTGGACCCGCACCGATCCCGGTGGGGAACGTCTTCCGGACGACCGCGACGATCTCCCGGCCGACGACGTACCCGCCTCCGGTGCCTCCGCCGGATCCGGCGAACCGGGCGGATCCGGCGAACCGGGCAAGCCTGGTGGGCCCGGCGCGTCCGAGGAGCCCCCGGACCGGCCTCTGGTGCCGCCGGCCTGACGGTTTCCTGGACCCTGTTTTCGGTCCCGGCGGGCGGTCCTGAAAGACTTCCCCGCATGCGCGTCTTTCTTGGATCCGACCACGCGGGCTTCGAGCTCAAGCAGCACCTGATCGGATGGCTGTCGGCCAACGGCCACGAGCCGGTCGACTGCGGGCCGGAGGTCTACGACGCGGTGGACGACTACCCGCCGTTCGTGCTGCGCGCCGCCGAGCGGACCGCCGCCGAACCCGGCTCGTTCGGCATCGTGCTCGGCGGCTCCGGCAACGGCGAGGCCATGGCCGCCAACAAGGTCAAGGGCATCCGCGCCGCCCTGGTGTGGAGCGAGGACATCGCCCGGCTGGCCCGCGAGCACAACGACGCCAACGTCATCAGCATCGGCGCCCGCCAGCACGACCTCGACACCGCCACCCGCTTCGTCGAGGTCTTCCTGACCACCCCGTACTCGGACGAGGAGCGCCACACCCGCCGCATCGGCATGCTCGCCGACTACGAGACCACCGGAAAGCTCCCTCCGCTCCCGTAGCCGGGCCTGTCCGCCGCGGCGGAACGACGGCAGGATGGTCGGCGGAGGTGACGCCATGACCCAGCCGGGCATGCGGATCACGATCGACGCGGCCATGCGGGCCCGGGACGTCTCCCGCCCCTACCCCGAGGGCGAGGAACGCCCCCCCGAGCCCCCGCCCCCCGCCCCGCGACGCAAGTCCGCCAGAGCCGAACGCCGCCGCCAAAGCAAACGGAGATAACCCCCACACCCAACCCGTCCGATAATCCAGCCGGGGTCTGGGGGCGGAGCCCCCAGAACTTCCACCCCGGCTTGGGACCACCCGACCCTCAATCGGCCGGAGCGGAGCCCCCAGGGCGGAGCTCCGGCCGATTGAGCGCGGTCGGACCACCGCAGCCGCCCCGTCCGGAGCGAGCCGCCAGGCGAGCGCAGGACGGGGCGGCGAGGATGGTCCGATCCGCGTGCGGGGGGTGTGGGGGGTCGTCCCCCCACAAGCAACCCCTCATTTCCCGCCGGGTGCCGCGGTTGGTCGGTAGTCTGCCGGAGATGCTGCAACGTCTGGTCCACCGCCTGCCGCCGGGGATGCGCGCCTTCCTGCGCCGCATCCCGGTTCTCGTGCGGGTGTACCGGTGGCTCAGGCGCCGGCGGTGGACCCGTGAGCGCTACGTGTTCGTGGTGCTGGCGCTGGTGGCGGTGGCGCTGGGGGTCAGCGCCACCTGGTCGGAGGCGTGGGCGCCGTCGGGCGCGCTGGTGCTGACCGTGCTGGCGGGCGGCCTGCTGCTGCGGGTGCGCACGCTGGTGGGGCTGCTCGGCGTGGTCGCGGTGATGCTGGGCTACGACATGTGGCAGCTGGGGGTGCGCAGGGTCGGCCTGGGCATGATCGCGACCGTGGTGATCACGGCGGTGCTGGCGCTGACCCTGGCGCGGACCCGCCAGCAGCTCGGGGTGCAGGGGCTGCGCGGCGAGTACATGCTGCTGGAACTGCGCGACCGGCTGCGCCGTCAGGGCGAGCTGCCGCCGCTGCCGGGCGGCTGGAACGCCCAGGTGGTGCTGTTGCAGGCGGGCGGGTCCTCGTTCGGCGGCGACTTCGTGGTGTCGGCCTGCGACGAGCGGACGCTGGAGGTCGCGCTGGTGGACGTGTCCGGCAAGGGCGTGGACGCCGGCACCCGGGCGCTGATGCTGTCGGGGGCGTTCGGTGGGCTGCTTGGATCGATCCAACCTGACCGTTTCCTGCCCTCCTGTAACGATTATCTGCATCGCCAGCGCTGGGACGAGGGCTTCGTCACCGCCGTCCACCTGGTGCTGGACCTGACCACCGGCGACTACGTGGTGGAGTCCGCCGGGCATCCGCCGTCCGCCCAGTTCGACTCCACCGACGGCACCTGGCAGGTCAACGAGACCAAGGGCATGGTGCTCGGGGTCGTTCCGGAGCTGCAGTGCGAGCCCGCCCGGGGCACGCTGCGGCCCGGGGACGCGCTGCTGCTCTACACCGACGGGCTGGTCGAGGCCCCCGGCCGGGACCTGGACGAGGGCATCGACCGGCTGCTCACCGAGGCCGACCGGCTGGTGCCGCAGGGGTTCGGGCAGGGCGCCAAGGAGCTGGTGCAGCGGATGGCCGCCGCCCGCGACGACGACTGCGCGCTGGTGCTGATCTGGCGGAGCTGATCGCCCGCCCCCGGGATGTCCGGGTGCCGGAAACGAGATCGTCATCTCGATGTTTCATCGGATGAACGTGACCGCGCCACTGTGGAGACAGGCCGCCGGGCCGCCCCCTCCCAGGAGGGGGAACGGCACGGGGCCGCGTCGATCAGACCGGCCGGGTTCGTCGTCGAACGGGATCCTCCTCGACGGGCGAAGACGAACGGCCGGCGGTGGGCGCGGAAGACCGTCGTCCGTGCGGGCGGTACCCCAGGGGTGGGAGGTTCCGCCCGCACGGACGTCGCGATCGCGCGGCGTCCCGGGTCCCGGTCCGCGCGCCGAGGTTTCGCCCGGCAATGACTTGGTTACAACCAGCTCTGCTGGTCCTTTGGAATGCCAAACGATCAACCCCCCTGGGAACGGCGACGGTCGAGGGAGGGCTGACGGCGGGTGGCCGAGGACGAGCGGCGGCGACGGGCCTCACGCACATCGATGCAGTGGCGGCTGACCTTCATCGCCACCGGGATCGTGGCGCTGATCTTCTGTGTCGGCGTGCTGGGCCTCTACGAGCTCATGCACCGGATGGCGCTCGACGGCCTGGAGGAACGCGGCAGCGCCGCCGCGTACCGGATCGCCGACGAGGCACGCGAGGGCGCCCCGCCCGGCGAGCTGCTCCCCGAGGTGCCCGGCTACTACCTGCTGCAGGTCGTCGACCGCAACGGCCGCGTGGTGGCCTCCAGCCCGGCGCTGCGCGGCCGCCCCGCGATGGCCGAGGCGCCGGTGCCCGGCCGGGACGACGTGGCGGTCAGCCGGATCATCCGCGCGCCGGGCTACGGGATGCCGCTGTACGCGACCTCCGTCCGGGTGAGCGCCCCCGGCGACAGGTACCTGGTGGTCGCGGCCACCCCGATGTCGGACCTGTACGACGTGCAGGAGACGTTCGCCCGGCTGGCGGTGGTGGTGATGCCGGTCGTGCTGGCGGGCGTGTGGGTGATCGTGTGGCGGTCGGTGGGCCGGGCGCTGCGGCCGTTCGACCGGATGCGGCGGGAGCTGTCGCAGATCACCGGCGGCTGCATGAGCCGCCGGGTCACGGTGCCGGACGCCGACGACGAGGTGGCCGGCCTGGCCTTCGAGGTCAACATCACGCTGGACCGGCTGCAGCGGTTCGTGGAGGGGCAGCGCAAGTTCGTCGCCGACGCCTCGCACGAGCTGCGCAGCCCGCTGACCGCGCTGCGCACCCAGCTGGAGGTGGCGCTGGCGCATCCGGAGGACGAGGACTGGCCGGCGGTGGCGATGGCGGCGCTGTCGGACGCCGACCGGCTGCAGCGGGTGGTCACCGACGTGCTGACGCTGGCCAAGCTGGACGCCGGGGTGCGCGGCGAGCGCCAGCCGGTGGACCTGGGGGAGCTGGCCCGCAGCGAGGCCACCGAACGGCTCCGCCGCGTCCCGGTGCACGTCCACGTGCAGGACGTGGCGCACCCGGTGATCGTGCACGGCAGCCGCACCCAGCTGATCCGGGTGCTGACCAACCTGCTGGACAACGCCGAACGGCACGCCCGTTCGCAGATCCGGATCGTGGTCTACCGGGACGGCCCGGACGCGGTGCTGGAGGTCGCCGACGACGGGTCGGGGATCCCGGCGCAGGACCGGGAGCGGGTGTTCCAGCGGTTCACCCGGCTGCCCGAGAGCCGTGAGCGCGACGCCCACGGCTCCGGGCTGGGCCTGCCGATCGCCCGCGACATCGTCACCGCCCACGGCGGGACGCTCACCGCGGGGGAGAGCAAGGAGGGCGGGGCGCTGCTGATGATGCGGCTGCCGCTCAAAGACGGAGGCCCGTCAGGACCATGACCTTCTCGTAGGTGAAGTCCTCCATCGCCGACCGCAGCCCCTCGCGGCCCACCCCGGACTCCTTGACCCCGCCGTACGGCATCTGGTCGGCCCGGTAGGACGGCACGTCGCCGATCACCACGCCGCCGACCTCCAGCTCCCGGTTCGCCCGGAATGCCACGTCCAGCGAGCGGGTGAACACGCCCGCCTGCAGCCCGTACCGGGAGTCGTTGACCAGCGCGAACGCCTCGTCGAGGGTGTCGAACGGCTGCACCAGCAGCACCGGGCCGAAGACCTCCTCGCAGGACACCCTGGCGTCGGCGGGCACGTCGGCCAGCACGGTCGGCGCGAACGAGGCCCCCTCGCGGGTGCCGCCGGTCAGCACCTTGGCCCCGCCGTCCACCGCCTCGGCCACCCACGACTCCACCCGCCGGGCGGCGTCCTCGCTGATCAGCGGCCCGACCTGGGTGGCCTCGTCCCACGGGTCCCCGGTGACCAGGCCCTCGACCGCGCTCACCAGCCTGGGCACGAACGACTCGTACGCCTCGCGCGCCACGTACACCCGCTGCACGGCGATGCAGCTCTGCCCGGCCTGGTAGTTGGAGAACAGCCCGATCCGGGCGGCGGCGTGGTCCAGGTCGGCGTCGGCGCACACCACCACCGCCGCGTTGCCACCCAGCTCCAGCGTCACGTGCTTGCGCGGCACCAGGTCCTTGATCATCCAGCCGACGGGGCCGGACCCGGTGAACGACACCACCGGCAGCCGCGGGTCCTCCACCAGCGCCGAGGCCCGCTCGTTGGGCACCGGCAGCACCGAGAACATCCCCTCCGGCAGCCCGGTCTCGGCGAGGATCTCGCCCAGCAGCAGCGCCGACAGCGGAGTCGCCGGGGCGGGCTTGACGATGACCGGCGCGCCGACCGCGACGGCCGGGGCGACCTTGTGCGCGGTCAGGTTGAGCGGGAAGTTGAACGGCGTGATCGCCAGCACCGGCCCGTGCGGGACCCGGGAGACATAGGCCATCCGGCCCTCGGCGGCCGGGTCGGTGTCCAGCCGCTGGGTCCGGCCGCTCCACCGGCGGGTCTCCTCGGCGGCGAACCGGAACGTCGAGATCGCCCGGGACACCTCGCCGCGCGCCCACAGCAGCGGCTTGCCGTTCTCGGCGGTGATCAGCCGGGCGATCTCCGCGGCCCGCTCGCCCAGCCGCCGGGCCACGTGCGCGAGCGCCTCGGCCCGCACGTGCAGCGGCAGCGCGGCGGCCTGCGCGCGGACCGCGTCGGCGGCGGCCACCGCCTGTTCGACCTGCTCGTCGGTCGGCACGGAGACGGCGCCGACCGGCCGTCCGTCGTAGGGGTGCGTCACGGCCAGCTCGCCGTCGCCGGTCGCGGGCCGGCCTGCCAGCCAGAAGGGGGTCGTCTCGGGCATGCCTCCACGCTATCCCCGGGCCCTCGGCCTCCCACCCTCCACCGCGTCCACTCCCGGCATCCGGGGTGGACACACTGTCACGGGGGCGGGAGGGTCAGCGCGAACCACAGCTCGGCCCGTACGCCGGGGTCGTCCAGGTCGCGGCCGAGGATCTCGGCGGCCCTGCGCATGCGGTGCCGCAGCGTGTGCCGGTGGACGCCCAGGGCGCGCGCCGCCGCCTCGCCCTGGCCGTTGGCGGCCAGGTAGGCGTGCAGCGAACGGACCAGCTCCGGGTCCTCCGCCCGCAGCGGCCCCAGCAGGGCGTCGGCGAACCCCCGTGCCGCCTGCGGATCGACCAGCCCGTGCACCCCCTGGCCCGGCAGATTCCCGTACCGCAGCACCGGACGGCCGGGACGGCGGCGGGCGGCGGCGAGCGCCTGGTCGGCCTGGGCCAGCGCACGGTCCAGGCCGTTCAGGCCGGCCGGTTCGCTGACGCCGACCGGGCCGGTGGCCGCGAGCGCCGCGATCACCTGCTCGGCCACCGCTTCGGGAACGATCACCAGGCAGCCGTCCGCCCGCCGCACCGCCAGGCATCGGTCCGCCGCCGGGCCCGCCTCCAGCACGTCGGGCACCTGCGGGCCCGCCGCGCAGGCCAGCACCCTGACCGGGGGTTCGGGCAGGCCGGGCAGGTCGCCCGGGGACGGCTCGCCCAGCAGCAGCCCCGCCAGCGCGGCCCGCAGCGCCCGCCCGGACGGGGAGGACTCCGACCGCAGCGTCAGCAGCGCCACCGCCGCCCCCACGATCGTGTGCGCGACCTGCGGCAACGGCTCGGCCGTGCCCACCGCCAGGAACCCGCGCGGCCGTCCCGCCACCCCGATCGGGTGGATCACCACGTGCGAGTCCCGCCCGGACACCGCCGCGCTCGCCCCGCCGCCGCGCAGCCGGTCCAGTTCCCCGGCCAGGTCGCCGGCCCGCCGCCGCGCCGACTCGGGCGCGGCCTGCCGCACCTCGCCGGCCGGGCCGAGCAGCAGCGCCCAGCCGTCCAGCTCGCGGGCCAGCCGGGCGACGAGCCGCCGCGGCCCCTTGAGCGCCGCGCGGGTCAGCGCCCGCTGCGCCTGGAACGCCCGCGTCACCGCCTCGTACCGTTCGGCGGCCAGCATCTGCGAGACCGCCTTGCCGATCGCGATGAACGGGGTGGGGCGCGGCACCTCCAGCAGCGGCAGCCCGTGCTCCTCGGCCGAGGCGACCAGCTCCGGCGGCACCGCCGGATGCCCCAGTCCCACCCCGAAGCCCAGCCCCGTCACCCCGCGCCGGACCAGCCGGGTCACGTACGGCCCGGCGCCCTCGGCCGACAGCCGCATCCCGGTGGTCAGCAGCAGCTCGCCGCCCTCCAGGAACGGGGTGGGGTCCTCCAGCTCGCTGACCGCGACCCACTGCACGGGGGCCCGCAGGGCGTCCGGGGGGCCGGTGAGGATCCGCAGGTCCAGGCGGGGGAGTGCGGCGACGGCGGCGAGGGTGGGCGGCACGGTTCTCCACAGTGTCTAATCGGGCGACCGCGCATGGACGGTCCGTATGGTGCAGCCTAGACCCCGCCGACCTATCGTCGCGGCCATGACCAGCGAACACACGTTCACCCTGAAGCAGGAACGCCGCCTCGTCACCGAGATCCCCGGACCCCGGTCGCGGGAGCTGCAGCGGCGGCGGACCGGCGCGGTGCCGCCCGGGGTGGGCAGCGTGCTGCCGGTCTACGTCGCCGAGGCGGGCGGCGGCGTCGTCGTGGACGTGGACGGCAACTCGCTGATCGACTTCGGCTCCGGCATCGCGGTCACCAACGTCGGCAACGCCAACCCCCGGGTGGTCGAGCGGGTCCGCGAGCAGGCCGGCCGGTTCACCC is a genomic window containing:
- a CDS encoding ATP-binding protein, whose amino-acid sequence is MKVAFVGKGGSGKTTLSSLFVRHLAGQGRPVVAIDADINQHLGVALGLDEDRAAKIPALGDHLTEIKEYLRGDNPRISSAASMVKTTPPGRGSRLLRLGGDDPVHALGQEVNGATLLVTGAFTEEDLGVACYHSKTGAVELYLNHLVDGPGEYVVVDMTAGADSFASGLFTRFDLMFLVAEPTRKGVGVYRQYVEYAADYDVAIKVVGNKVTGPDDVAYLRSHVGDDLLTWFGQSAAVRALEQGREGVVLEPENEAALELMRRQVDGRTRDWDRFWRQAVEFHVKNARSWANRAVGEDLEAQIDPGFRVPQPI
- a CDS encoding ribose-5-phosphate isomerase, whose translation is MRVFLGSDHAGFELKQHLIGWLSANGHEPVDCGPEVYDAVDDYPPFVLRAAERTAAEPGSFGIVLGGSGNGEAMAANKVKGIRAALVWSEDIARLAREHNDANVISIGARQHDLDTATRFVEVFLTTPYSDEERHTRRIGMLADYETTGKLPPLP
- a CDS encoding PP2C family protein-serine/threonine phosphatase, whose amino-acid sequence is MLQRLVHRLPPGMRAFLRRIPVLVRVYRWLRRRRWTRERYVFVVLALVAVALGVSATWSEAWAPSGALVLTVLAGGLLLRVRTLVGLLGVVAVMLGYDMWQLGVRRVGLGMIATVVITAVLALTLARTRQQLGVQGLRGEYMLLELRDRLRRQGELPPLPGGWNAQVVLLQAGGSSFGGDFVVSACDERTLEVALVDVSGKGVDAGTRALMLSGAFGGLLGSIQPDRFLPSCNDYLHRQRWDEGFVTAVHLVLDLTTGDYVVESAGHPPSAQFDSTDGTWQVNETKGMVLGVVPELQCEPARGTLRPGDALLLYTDGLVEAPGRDLDEGIDRLLTEADRLVPQGFGQGAKELVQRMAAARDDDCALVLIWRS
- a CDS encoding sensor histidine kinase, with translation MQWRLTFIATGIVALIFCVGVLGLYELMHRMALDGLEERGSAAAYRIADEAREGAPPGELLPEVPGYYLLQVVDRNGRVVASSPALRGRPAMAEAPVPGRDDVAVSRIIRAPGYGMPLYATSVRVSAPGDRYLVVAATPMSDLYDVQETFARLAVVVMPVVLAGVWVIVWRSVGRALRPFDRMRRELSQITGGCMSRRVTVPDADDEVAGLAFEVNITLDRLQRFVEGQRKFVADASHELRSPLTALRTQLEVALAHPEDEDWPAVAMAALSDADRLQRVVTDVLTLAKLDAGVRGERQPVDLGELARSEATERLRRVPVHVHVQDVAHPVIVHGSRTQLIRVLTNLLDNAERHARSQIRIVVYRDGPDAVLEVADDGSGIPAQDRERVFQRFTRLPESRERDAHGSGLGLPIARDIVTAHGGTLTAGESKEGGALLMMRLPLKDGGPSGP
- a CDS encoding aldehyde dehydrogenase family protein codes for the protein MPETTPFWLAGRPATGDGELAVTHPYDGRPVGAVSVPTDEQVEQAVAAADAVRAQAAALPLHVRAEALAHVARRLGERAAEIARLITAENGKPLLWARGEVSRAISTFRFAAEETRRWSGRTQRLDTDPAAEGRMAYVSRVPHGPVLAITPFNFPLNLTAHKVAPAVAVGAPVIVKPAPATPLSALLLGEILAETGLPEGMFSVLPVPNERASALVEDPRLPVVSFTGSGPVGWMIKDLVPRKHVTLELGGNAAVVVCADADLDHAAARIGLFSNYQAGQSCIAVQRVYVAREAYESFVPRLVSAVEGLVTGDPWDEATQVGPLISEDAARRVESWVAEAVDGGAKVLTGGTREGASFAPTVLADVPADARVSCEEVFGPVLLVQPFDTLDEAFALVNDSRYGLQAGVFTRSLDVAFRANRELEVGGVVIGDVPSYRADQMPYGGVKESGVGREGLRSAMEDFTYEKVMVLTGLRL
- a CDS encoding PucR family transcriptional regulator; amino-acid sequence: MPPTLAAVAALPRLDLRILTGPPDALRAPVQWVAVSELEDPTPFLEGGELLLTTGMRLSAEGAGPYVTRLVRRGVTGLGFGVGLGHPAVPPELVASAEEHGLPLLEVPRPTPFIAIGKAVSQMLAAERYEAVTRAFQAQRALTRAALKGPRRLVARLARELDGWALLLGPAGEVRQAAPESARRRAGDLAGELDRLRGGGASAAVSGRDSHVVIHPIGVAGRPRGFLAVGTAEPLPQVAHTIVGAAVALLTLRSESSPSGRALRAALAGLLLGEPSPGDLPGLPEPPVRVLACAAGPQVPDVLEAGPAADRCLAVRRADGCLVIVPEAVAEQVIAALAATGPVGVSEPAGLNGLDRALAQADQALAAARRRPGRPVLRYGNLPGQGVHGLVDPQAARGFADALLGPLRAEDPELVRSLHAYLAANGQGEAAARALGVHRHTLRHRMRRAAEILGRDLDDPGVRAELWFALTLPPP